From a single Anaerolineaceae bacterium oral taxon 439 genomic region:
- a CDS encoding CTP synthase, producing the protein MTKFIFVTGGVVSGLGKGITAASLGRLLKARGIKVMAQKLDPYINVDPGTISPFQHGEVFVTEDGAETDLDLGHYERFIDENLNHFSNLTTGKVYWNVLNKERSGEYLGQTIQVIPHITDEIKNFIYSVGKMSAADIVITEIGGTVGDMESQPFIEAIRQIGLELGPDNVLCIHVTLVPYLSGSGEQKSKPTQHSVKELQSLGINPRIIVLRCDQPIEYGIKQKISMFCNVKPDCVIENDTVSVLYEAPMMLEKARFSEIVCRELKISPTFSDMSDWERMLGRIAACRQEVKIALVGKYVKLHDAYLSVMEALQHGGYENGAKVKIEWVDSETVTRETVKEIFTGCDGMIIPGGFGSRGIEGKIISARYARENNLPYLGICLGMQIAVIEYARNVGGLEGANSTEFTERTAHPVIDFMPDQTSETAKGGTMRLGAYPCSVLPGTKMFECYGREEISERHRHRYEFNNAYRERLTNAGLRISGTSPDGRIVETIEIPENDFFVGVQFHPEFKSRPNRAHPLFRGLIAAAKKKAYQ; encoded by the coding sequence ATGACAAAATTTATTTTTGTAACCGGCGGGGTCGTATCCGGACTCGGAAAAGGGATAACTGCCGCGTCGTTGGGGCGTTTATTGAAGGCTCGCGGGATAAAAGTCATGGCGCAAAAGTTAGACCCGTATATTAACGTCGATCCGGGAACGATCAGTCCGTTCCAGCATGGCGAGGTTTTCGTCACGGAGGACGGGGCGGAAACCGACCTGGACCTGGGTCATTACGAACGCTTTATTGACGAGAACCTGAATCATTTTTCAAATCTGACGACCGGGAAGGTCTACTGGAACGTTTTGAATAAAGAGCGGAGCGGCGAGTATCTCGGCCAGACGATTCAGGTCATTCCGCATATTACCGATGAAATCAAGAATTTCATTTATTCTGTCGGGAAGATGTCGGCGGCGGATATCGTTATTACCGAGATCGGCGGGACGGTCGGGGACATGGAAAGTCAGCCGTTTATCGAGGCGATCCGCCAGATCGGGCTCGAACTCGGCCCGGACAACGTTTTATGTATTCACGTGACGCTCGTTCCGTATCTTTCCGGATCCGGGGAGCAGAAATCAAAGCCGACGCAGCATTCCGTCAAAGAGCTTCAGAGTCTGGGGATCAATCCGCGGATCATTGTTTTACGCTGCGACCAGCCGATCGAATATGGCATTAAGCAGAAAATCTCAATGTTCTGCAATGTGAAGCCGGACTGCGTGATCGAGAACGATACGGTTTCGGTTCTGTACGAAGCGCCGATGATGCTGGAGAAGGCGCGGTTCTCTGAGATCGTCTGCCGCGAGCTGAAGATATCGCCGACGTTCAGCGACATGAGCGACTGGGAGCGCATGCTGGGGCGGATCGCCGCCTGCAGGCAGGAGGTCAAGATCGCGCTGGTCGGTAAGTATGTCAAGCTGCATGACGCGTACTTATCGGTCATGGAAGCGCTTCAGCATGGCGGTTACGAAAACGGGGCCAAGGTCAAAATTGAATGGGTCGACTCGGAAACGGTCACGCGCGAGACGGTCAAGGAGATTTTCACCGGCTGCGACGGGATGATCATTCCCGGCGGGTTCGGGAGCCGCGGGATTGAGGGCAAGATTATTTCCGCCCGTTACGCGCGGGAAAATAATCTTCCGTATCTGGGGATCTGCCTTGGGATGCAGATCGCCGTGATCGAGTACGCGCGGAATGTCGGCGGATTGGAGGGGGCGAACTCGACTGAGTTCACGGAGCGGACGGCGCATCCGGTGATCGATTTCATGCCGGACCAGACGTCGGAGACGGCGAAGGGCGGGACGATGCGGCTGGGGGCGTACCCCTGCTCCGTCCTGCCGGGGACAAAGATGTTTGAATGCTACGGGCGCGAAGAGATTTCCGAACGCCACCGTCACCGCTATGAATTCAACAACGCGTACCGCGAGCGGCTGACGAACGCCGGACTGCGAATCAGCGGGACCTCCCCCGACGGACGGATCGTTGAAACGATTGAGATACCGGAAAATGATTTCTTTGTCGGAGTGCAGTTTCATCCGGAATTCAAGAGCCGCCCGAACCGCGCGCATCCGCTTTTCCGCGGATTGATCGCCGCGGCGAAGAAAAAAGCGTATCAGTAG
- a CDS encoding ABC transporter permease — MTIARTILRIGVSVFSILLAMLTGAILILLIGKDPILAYGFLFRGAFGSLPSIGETIVKVTPLIFTGLAAVFSYQCGMLNLGIEGQFIAGAIAANWLSTIVLPFTGAANMILSLIGGMAAGAVWGAIPGLLKAFRNLNEMIIGILLNYVALLFMGYLYAGPLMEANIPQTAAIEPADRLSRILPPTRVHAGILIALAVLILIYYYLYNTASGFRLRVVGNNPVAALVNGLPVKRMTVISFVASGAISGLGGAVEVLGVSYRLMGGFGAGFGFDGVAIALIGQLNPIGTGFVAYLFAVLRVGANTMQVGAGIPSAIVDVVQAIIIIFAVGAAAFVSLPEFQQLTARIFRKKQGA; from the coding sequence ATGACAATCGCGCGTACAATCCTACGAATCGGCGTTTCCGTTTTCTCGATTCTGCTGGCGATGCTGACCGGGGCGATCCTGATTCTCCTGATCGGGAAAGACCCGATCCTTGCGTACGGGTTCCTTTTCCGCGGTGCGTTCGGAAGTCTTCCATCGATCGGCGAAACGATCGTGAAGGTTACGCCGCTGATTTTTACAGGTCTGGCGGCGGTTTTCTCGTATCAGTGCGGGATGCTGAATCTGGGGATCGAGGGGCAGTTTATCGCCGGCGCGATCGCGGCGAACTGGCTTTCGACGATCGTTCTTCCGTTTACCGGCGCGGCGAATATGATCCTGAGCCTGATTGGCGGGATGGCGGCCGGGGCGGTCTGGGGCGCGATTCCCGGACTGTTGAAAGCGTTCCGGAACCTGAACGAGATGATTATCGGGATTCTTCTGAACTATGTCGCGCTGCTGTTCATGGGTTATTTATATGCGGGCCCATTGATGGAAGCGAACATTCCGCAGACAGCGGCGATCGAGCCGGCGGACCGCCTTTCGCGGATCCTGCCGCCGACGCGGGTCCATGCCGGGATCCTGATCGCGCTGGCGGTACTGATCCTGATTTATTACTATTTATATAATACGGCGAGCGGCTTCCGTTTGCGCGTTGTCGGGAACAACCCGGTCGCGGCGCTGGTGAACGGGCTGCCGGTCAAGCGGATGACCGTAATTTCGTTCGTCGCGTCCGGCGCGATTTCGGGGCTTGGCGGCGCGGTCGAGGTTCTGGGCGTGTCTTACCGCCTGATGGGCGGGTTTGGCGCCGGGTTCGGGTTCGACGGCGTCGCGATCGCGCTCATCGGGCAGCTCAACCCGATCGGAACGGGATTTGTCGCCTATCTCTTCGCGGTGCTTCGCGTCGGCGCGAATACGATGCAGGTCGGGGCGGGGATTCCTTCCGCGATCGTCGACGTCGTTCAGGCGATTATTATTATCTTCGCGGTCGGCGCGGCGGCTTTCGTCAGCCTTCCCGAATTTCAGCAGCTGACCGCGCGAATTTTCAGGAAAAAACAGGGGGCGTAA
- a CDS encoding ABC transporter permease has translation MGAIFDLAFLENLLVSMIRMATPLLLAGLGELYSEKAGMVNIGLDGLMTIGAGVGFIVGYLTGSPVSGLAAGALAGILLNLIYAFSTISLRSGQTINGMALNILAPALATFLSRTFFGVKTTLMKGPTIGNLSIPGLSKLPFIGSILFSAHPMTWFALLLTILTAWFFRRTKPGLNYLAVGEYPRAAESMGINVAGVKYLSCVICGCLGGLGGAYLTTCYIGAYSEGVVAGRGFIALSAVIFGNWSAAGVLLATLLFGLADAVQLRFQVLFRDIPYQLLSMLPYLMTIFVLLLSSKQSNEPKANGQPYAREGK, from the coding sequence ATGGGAGCGATTTTCGATTTGGCGTTTTTAGAAAACCTGCTGGTTTCGATGATCCGGATGGCGACGCCGCTCCTTTTAGCGGGGTTGGGAGAGTTATATTCGGAAAAGGCGGGAATGGTCAATATCGGGCTCGACGGGCTCATGACGATTGGCGCGGGCGTCGGGTTTATCGTCGGCTACCTGACCGGGAGCCCGGTTTCAGGTCTGGCCGCGGGGGCGCTCGCCGGGATTTTACTGAACCTGATTTACGCGTTTTCGACGATTTCGCTCCGCTCTGGTCAGACGATCAACGGCATGGCGTTGAATATTTTAGCGCCGGCGCTGGCGACGTTTTTATCGCGGACGTTTTTCGGGGTTAAGACGACGTTGATGAAAGGGCCGACGATCGGAAATCTTTCGATTCCGGGGCTTTCGAAGCTCCCGTTTATCGGGTCGATCCTCTTCTCTGCGCATCCAATGACCTGGTTTGCGCTTCTCCTGACGATCCTGACGGCCTGGTTTTTCCGGCGGACGAAACCGGGGCTGAACTACCTGGCGGTCGGCGAGTATCCGCGCGCCGCGGAGTCGATGGGGATTAACGTCGCGGGGGTGAAGTATCTTTCCTGCGTGATTTGCGGATGTTTAGGCGGATTGGGCGGGGCATATCTGACGACCTGCTATATCGGGGCGTATTCGGAGGGCGTCGTCGCCGGCCGCGGCTTCATCGCGCTTTCGGCGGTTATTTTCGGGAATTGGAGCGCCGCCGGAGTTTTGCTCGCGACGCTCCTGTTCGGGCTTGCCGACGCGGTTCAGCTCCGCTTCCAGGTTCTTTTCCGTGACATCCCGTATCAGTTATTATCGATGCTGCCTTATCTGATGACGATTTTCGTACTGCTCCTTTCGAGCAAGCAATCGAACGAACCGAAGGCGAACGGGCAACCGTACGCTCGGGAAGGAAAGTGA
- a CDS encoding heme ABC transporter ATP-binding protein has protein sequence MSEGHTPPLLEMQRITKQFGAFTAIRDIHLTLNRGETLTLLGENGAGKSTLMNVLCGLYRPTSGEIRMNGRQVKLTSPADAVRYGIGMVHQHFMLVEAFSVFQNIILGVTDDKAVVINEAKLRSEIMALSDRYGLDIEFDKKIKEISVGAQQRVEIIKTLWRGSEILILDEPTAVLTDEETVGLFGIIRRLTAEGKSVIFISHKMREVMEISDRIMVLRHGEVVSTVGRGEADETELAAMMVGHRLVEKKYPKVQSVADLPPVLSIQNASYHAFSKHNGLRGLSLTVGRGEIVGIAGVDGNGQSELARLVTGLIAPDSGEVVFRGKTVGLFSPCDFIARNISHVPEDRNKMGLIGAMSIRENLLLKSESSPEYAGLGGFYLRKKAISAHADQLREKYDVRCFSIDQPTGQLSGGNQQKVILARELERNPDLLIAVHPIRGLDIGAAQFIHDCIIAARDRGCGVLLISTDLNEILEVSDRIVVLFEGEATGVFSGENPPIEAIAVAMSGREKEMEGC, from the coding sequence ATGAGCGAAGGACATACGCCGCCGCTGCTGGAGATGCAGCGGATTACGAAGCAGTTCGGCGCTTTTACCGCGATTCGGGATATTCATCTGACGCTGAACCGCGGCGAGACGCTGACGTTACTGGGCGAAAACGGCGCGGGAAAATCGACTTTGATGAACGTTCTCTGCGGGCTGTACCGGCCGACGTCCGGCGAAATCCGAATGAACGGTCGGCAGGTGAAATTAACTTCGCCTGCCGACGCGGTCAGATACGGGATCGGCATGGTCCATCAGCATTTCATGCTGGTTGAGGCGTTTTCGGTCTTCCAGAATATTATTTTGGGCGTGACCGACGATAAGGCCGTCGTTATTAACGAGGCGAAACTCCGAAGCGAAATTATGGCGCTGTCGGATCGGTACGGGCTGGATATCGAATTCGATAAGAAGATTAAAGAGATTTCCGTGGGGGCGCAGCAGCGCGTCGAAATTATCAAGACGCTTTGGCGCGGGAGCGAAATCCTGATTTTAGACGAGCCGACGGCGGTTCTGACTGATGAAGAAACGGTCGGGCTGTTCGGTATTATCCGCCGGCTGACCGCCGAAGGGAAGTCGGTGATCTTCATTTCGCACAAGATGCGCGAGGTCATGGAGATCAGCGACCGGATCATGGTCCTTCGCCATGGCGAGGTCGTCTCGACGGTTGGGCGCGGCGAGGCGGACGAAACCGAGCTTGCGGCGATGATGGTGGGGCATCGGCTGGTCGAGAAAAAGTACCCGAAGGTACAGTCCGTCGCGGACCTGCCGCCGGTGCTTTCGATTCAAAACGCGTCTTATCATGCGTTTTCGAAGCATAACGGGCTGCGCGGTCTTTCGCTGACGGTTGGACGCGGTGAAATCGTCGGTATCGCGGGCGTCGACGGAAACGGTCAGAGCGAATTGGCGCGGTTAGTTACCGGACTGATCGCGCCGGATTCAGGCGAGGTCGTTTTCCGGGGAAAAACGGTTGGTCTCTTCTCTCCCTGCGATTTTATCGCGCGGAATATTTCGCATGTTCCTGAGGATCGGAATAAGATGGGCCTGATCGGCGCGATGTCGATTCGAGAAAACCTGCTTCTGAAATCTGAATCGTCTCCTGAGTACGCGGGTCTCGGCGGTTTTTATCTCAGGAAGAAAGCGATATCGGCTCATGCGGATCAATTGCGCGAGAAATACGACGTTCGCTGCTTCTCGATCGATCAGCCGACCGGCCAGCTTTCTGGCGGCAATCAACAGAAGGTTATCCTTGCGCGCGAGCTGGAACGGAATCCTGATTTGCTGATCGCGGTTCATCCGATCCGTGGGCTGGATATCGGCGCGGCGCAGTTTATTCACGACTGCATTATCGCAGCGCGCGATCGTGGCTGCGGCGTGCTGCTGATATCGACGGACCTGAACGAGATTCTGGAGGTTTCGGATCGGATTGTCGTACTGTTTGAGGGCGAGGCGACCGGCGTTTTCAGCGGCGAGAATCCGCCGATCGAGGCGATCGCGGTCGCGATGAGCGGGAGAGAAAAGGAGATGGAAGGATGTTGA
- a CDS encoding tRNA-specific adenosine deaminase has product MKAFEVKLLKRAIEIAREAKERGNHPFGCLLADAQGNILMEQGNEEVTGDGNCTAHAETELMRRASQLYSKDEMAELTMYNVAEACAMCTGAMYWGNLGRTVYICRESELKRVTGDDPRNPTLDLPSRAVIACGQKPMRIVGPILELEPDFLALHEGYWTPSA; this is encoded by the coding sequence TTGAAGGCGTTCGAGGTGAAGCTGCTGAAACGGGCGATCGAGATTGCGCGGGAAGCGAAGGAACGCGGAAATCACCCATTCGGATGTCTCCTGGCCGACGCGCAGGGGAATATCCTGATGGAACAGGGGAACGAAGAGGTTACCGGAGACGGGAACTGTACGGCGCACGCGGAAACGGAGCTGATGCGCCGCGCTTCGCAGCTCTACTCCAAAGACGAGATGGCGGAACTGACGATGTACAATGTCGCCGAGGCTTGCGCGATGTGTACCGGGGCGATGTACTGGGGAAATCTGGGACGGACGGTTTATATTTGCCGCGAATCGGAACTGAAACGGGTCACCGGCGACGATCCACGGAATCCGACGCTTGATCTGCCTTCGCGGGCGGTCATTGCCTGCGGTCAGAAACCGATGCGGATTGTCGGGCCGATTCTCGAGCTGGAACCCGATTTTTTAGCGTTGCACGAGGGGTACTGGACGCCGAGCGCGTAA
- a CDS encoding threonine ammonia-lyase, translating into MLTLDNIYKANHRLKKIIRRTDLIQARSLSGENQVYLKPENLQVTGSFKIRGSFYKVSCLSDEEKSRGIIASSAGNHAQGVALAAARNGVKARIFVPSTAPLSKIEATKRYGAEVVLVDGVYDDAYSAAIQAVEETGAIFIHPFNDEDVIAGQGTIGLEILDQLHDVDAVIVPIGGGGLASGVAFTIKKLNPDVRVYGVQAQGASAMFDSIHQHALTRTDKVTTFADGIAVKRPGEMTYEICGQFLDDLVTVNDDEIAAAILKLMEDEKVVAEGAGATGVAALLFNKIPEKGKKIVPIVSGGNIDVTILSRVITRALLTTGRISDLCLELIDKPGQLKEVAEIIANHGANVTKVNHEHGGEHTDINGCYLRLTLETRNHDHFAEICGALRAAGYAFRE; encoded by the coding sequence ATGCTGACATTAGACAACATATATAAAGCAAATCACCGATTAAAAAAGATCATTCGCCGAACCGACCTGATCCAGGCGCGCTCGCTGAGCGGCGAAAATCAGGTATACCTCAAACCGGAAAACCTCCAGGTGACCGGTTCCTTCAAAATTCGCGGCTCGTTTTATAAAGTTTCCTGTCTTTCGGACGAAGAAAAGAGCCGCGGAATTATCGCCAGCTCGGCGGGGAACCATGCGCAAGGCGTCGCGCTCGCAGCGGCGCGCAACGGCGTCAAGGCGCGCATCTTCGTCCCCAGCACTGCCCCGCTCTCCAAAATCGAAGCCACGAAACGCTACGGAGCGGAAGTCGTCCTTGTCGACGGCGTCTACGACGACGCCTACAGCGCCGCGATTCAGGCCGTCGAAGAAACCGGCGCGATTTTTATCCATCCGTTTAACGACGAAGACGTCATCGCCGGACAAGGCACCATCGGGCTGGAAATCCTGGACCAACTGCATGACGTCGACGCGGTCATCGTCCCGATCGGCGGGGGCGGGCTCGCCTCCGGCGTCGCCTTCACGATCAAGAAGCTGAACCCGGACGTCCGCGTCTACGGCGTTCAGGCGCAAGGCGCCTCCGCCATGTTCGATTCGATCCATCAGCACGCGCTGACCCGGACCGACAAAGTCACAACCTTCGCCGATGGGATCGCGGTAAAACGCCCCGGCGAAATGACGTATGAAATCTGCGGCCAGTTTTTAGACGACCTCGTCACCGTTAACGACGACGAAATCGCCGCGGCGATTTTAAAACTCATGGAAGACGAGAAAGTCGTCGCCGAGGGCGCGGGCGCGACCGGCGTCGCCGCCCTCCTCTTCAATAAGATCCCCGAAAAAGGAAAGAAAATCGTTCCGATCGTCTCCGGTGGAAATATCGACGTCACCATCCTTTCGCGCGTCATCACGCGCGCGCTCCTGACGACAGGGCGGATTTCCGACCTCTGCCTCGAACTCATCGATAAGCCCGGCCAGCTCAAGGAAGTCGCCGAAATTATCGCCAATCATGGAGCGAACGTCACCAAAGTCAACCATGAGCATGGAGGCGAGCATACCGATATCAACGGCTGTTACCTGCGGCTGACGCTCGAGACCCGAAACCATGACCACTTCGCTGAAATCTGCGGCGCGCTGCGCGCCGCCGGCTACGCCTTCCGCGAATGA
- a CDS encoding bifunctional acetaldehyde-CoA/alcohol dehydrogenase has translation MAETKTKKSETEAETVDVRAMIDRLVANAEIALQTYMSMTQEQIDAMVHAMTLAGLDQHFPLAKMAYEETGRGVVEDKDIKNIFATEYIWHSIKYQKTVGVVDENENEGYVEVAEPVGIVAGVTPVTNPTSTTMFKSLICAKSRNPIIFGFHPSAQKCSMEAAKILRDAAVKHGASEYCIQWIEIPSLEATNALMNHPGVSLILATGGAGMVRAAYSCGKPALGVGPGNVPCYIHKNVNVRRACTDLMMSKTFDNGMICASEQAVIVDHEIADEFETFMSENSCYFLNAEEIEKVSRYVINYDKMAVNPIVVGHPAYVIARDAGVAVPENTKILLAKLPEPSLEYPLSLEKLSPVLAYFVVDSTEQGFAYAQRMLELGGLGHSAVIHTDDEEIAVQYGKQMKVGRIIVNSPSSQGAIGDIYNTNTPSLTLGCGSFGHNSTTANVSTVNLINKKRIAHRRVNMQWFKIPPKLYFEYNAIQYLEKMPNLNRVFIVTDPVISKLGYVDKAIYYLRKREVHVALEIFNEVEPDPSVETINRGVAAMNRFQPDVIIAIGGGSAIDAAKGMWLFYENPGTSFDGLKLKFMDIRKRAFHFPNLGKKAKLVAVPTTSGTGSEVTSFSVITDKQNGNIKYPLADYELTPDVAIIDPQFVKTMPKSITADTGMDVLTHAIEAYVSVLASDYTDGLAMKAIQLVMQYLERSFANANDMVAREKMHNASCIAGLAFTNAFLGISHSLAHKLGGEFHIAHGRANAILLPHVIRYNATKPTKFTIFPKYSEFIADQRYAEIARVSGLQGNTTEELVTALIEKIRDMNRKLGIPETLKDTGIDETEFFAVIRKMSENAFEDQCTGANPRYPLISELEDIYRRAYYGDFA, from the coding sequence ATGGCTGAAACGAAAACAAAAAAAAGTGAAACCGAAGCTGAAACCGTCGACGTCCGGGCGATGATCGATCGGCTCGTCGCCAACGCGGAAATCGCGCTCCAGACCTACATGTCGATGACACAGGAACAGATCGACGCCATGGTTCACGCGATGACCCTCGCCGGACTTGACCAGCACTTCCCGCTCGCCAAGATGGCTTACGAAGAAACCGGCCGCGGCGTCGTCGAGGACAAAGATATCAAGAATATCTTCGCGACCGAATACATCTGGCACAGCATCAAATATCAGAAAACCGTCGGCGTCGTTGACGAAAACGAAAACGAAGGTTACGTTGAGGTCGCCGAACCGGTCGGAATCGTCGCCGGCGTCACCCCTGTTACCAACCCCACTTCGACAACCATGTTCAAGAGCCTGATCTGCGCCAAGTCGCGGAATCCGATTATCTTCGGTTTCCATCCCTCCGCGCAGAAATGCTCGATGGAAGCCGCGAAGATCTTACGCGACGCCGCCGTCAAACATGGCGCGTCCGAATACTGTATCCAATGGATCGAGATCCCCTCGCTCGAAGCGACGAACGCACTGATGAATCATCCGGGCGTCTCGCTGATCCTCGCGACCGGCGGCGCAGGCATGGTTCGCGCCGCGTACTCCTGCGGGAAACCCGCGCTTGGCGTCGGGCCGGGGAACGTTCCCTGCTATATCCATAAAAACGTCAACGTCCGCCGCGCCTGTACCGACCTGATGATGTCCAAGACGTTTGATAACGGAATGATCTGCGCCTCGGAACAGGCGGTGATCGTCGACCACGAAATCGCCGATGAATTCGAAACCTTCATGTCGGAGAACAGCTGCTACTTCCTGAACGCCGAAGAAATCGAAAAGGTTTCGCGCTACGTTATCAATTATGACAAAATGGCGGTCAACCCGATCGTCGTGGGGCATCCCGCGTACGTAATCGCTCGCGACGCTGGCGTCGCCGTACCAGAAAACACCAAAATCCTCCTGGCAAAGCTTCCGGAACCATCCCTGGAATATCCGCTCTCCCTCGAAAAACTGTCCCCTGTCCTCGCTTATTTCGTCGTCGACAGCACAGAACAGGGATTCGCCTATGCGCAGCGCATGCTGGAGCTCGGCGGTCTGGGCCATTCCGCCGTCATCCATACCGACGACGAAGAAATCGCGGTCCAATACGGGAAACAGATGAAAGTCGGACGGATTATCGTCAATTCTCCCTCGTCCCAGGGCGCGATCGGCGACATTTATAACACCAACACCCCGTCGCTGACGTTGGGCTGTGGCTCGTTCGGCCATAATTCGACTACCGCCAACGTTTCAACCGTCAATCTCATCAATAAAAAGCGCATTGCACACAGGAGAGTCAATATGCAATGGTTCAAAATTCCGCCGAAGCTGTACTTCGAATACAATGCGATCCAGTACCTTGAGAAGATGCCGAATCTTAACCGCGTCTTTATCGTCACCGATCCGGTCATCAGTAAATTAGGCTACGTCGATAAGGCGATCTACTACCTGCGAAAACGCGAAGTTCACGTCGCGCTCGAAATCTTCAACGAAGTCGAACCCGATCCGTCCGTCGAGACGATCAATCGCGGCGTCGCGGCAATGAACCGGTTCCAACCGGACGTCATCATTGCGATCGGCGGCGGTTCAGCGATCGACGCCGCCAAAGGGATGTGGCTTTTCTACGAAAACCCGGGGACCAGCTTCGACGGGCTCAAGCTGAAATTCATGGATATTCGCAAGCGCGCGTTCCATTTCCCGAACCTGGGGAAGAAAGCGAAGCTCGTCGCCGTCCCGACGACAAGCGGAACCGGCTCCGAAGTAACCTCCTTCTCGGTCATTACCGATAAGCAGAACGGCAATATCAAGTACCCGCTTGCGGATTATGAACTTACGCCGGACGTTGCGATTATCGACCCGCAATTCGTCAAAACCATGCCCAAATCCATCACCGCCGACACCGGGATGGACGTCCTGACGCACGCGATCGAAGCCTACGTCTCGGTCCTGGCTTCGGATTACACCGACGGACTGGCAATGAAAGCGATTCAGCTCGTTATGCAATACCTTGAACGTTCTTTCGCCAACGCGAACGACATGGTCGCCCGCGAAAAAATGCATAACGCTTCCTGTATCGCCGGGCTGGCGTTCACCAACGCGTTCTTAGGCATCTCCCATTCGCTCGCGCATAAACTCGGCGGCGAGTTCCATATCGCCCACGGCCGCGCCAACGCGATCCTGCTCCCGCATGTCATCCGTTACAACGCGACCAAACCGACTAAATTCACGATCTTCCCGAAATACAGCGAATTCATCGCGGATCAGCGCTACGCCGAAATTGCCCGTGTTTCCGGGCTTCAGGGGAACACTACGGAAGAACTTGTCACCGCGCTGATCGAGAAAATCCGCGACATGAACCGGAAACTGGGAATCCCGGAAACGCTGAAAGACACCGGAATCGACGAAACCGAATTCTTTGCGGTTATCCGCAAAATGTCGGAAAACGCCTTCGAAGACCAGTGCACCGGCGCGAACCCGCGCTATCCGCTTATCAGCGAATTAGAAGATATTTACCGCCGCGCGTACTACGGCGACTTCGCCTGA
- a CDS encoding ABC transporter permease has product MRKPIQRMAVIFLAPALIFYLWMFIYPSLKAFYISLFDWNGFTSGMNFVGLKNFKELIGDSSFWNVAVKNSLLITFAGGAIIFSISFLLSAILSGKIRGKKFFRALIFFPSVINPIAIAILWTFIYNNKWGLLNNFLALFGITGKTWMDPSTLFWAILAAMVWMYTGFYCVILLAALDRVPESHIEAATLEGASEFTIFFKIKIPMIWDVLVTALTLWGINSVKEFALLYAWGGGVDIPPDGATNIAVRMYITAFGKRVTVYRMGYSTAMGVLMFLAVAIIVMVISVVMKREKLEY; this is encoded by the coding sequence ATGAGAAAGCCTATCCAACGAATGGCAGTCATTTTTCTTGCTCCTGCGCTGATATTCTATTTATGGATGTTTATCTACCCGTCACTCAAGGCCTTTTACATCAGCCTTTTTGACTGGAATGGGTTTACCAGTGGAATGAATTTTGTTGGCCTGAAAAATTTTAAGGAACTGATAGGGGATTCCTCTTTCTGGAACGTTGCAGTTAAAAACTCTCTTCTTATTACTTTTGCGGGCGGCGCGATTATTTTCAGTATTTCTTTTTTGTTGTCTGCGATTTTATCGGGGAAAATCCGTGGTAAAAAGTTTTTTCGCGCGCTCATCTTCTTTCCATCCGTTATCAATCCCATTGCGATCGCCATTTTGTGGACGTTTATCTACAACAATAAATGGGGCCTGCTGAACAATTTTCTCGCGCTCTTCGGAATTACCGGAAAAACATGGATGGATCCCTCCACGCTGTTCTGGGCCATTTTAGCTGCTATGGTATGGATGTATACCGGATTTTACTGTGTGATTCTCCTCGCGGCTCTGGATCGCGTACCGGAAAGCCATATCGAGGCGGCAACTTTGGAAGGCGCCAGTGAATTTACAATTTTCTTTAAAATCAAAATACCGATGATTTGGGATGTGTTGGTTACTGCGTTGACCTTATGGGGTATCAACTCCGTGAAGGAATTCGCTTTGCTTTACGCGTGGGGCGGCGGTGTCGACATCCCGCCGGATGGCGCCACGAATATCGCCGTGCGGATGTATATTACCGCATTTGGTAAGCGCGTTACCGTTTATCGCATGGGCTACAGCACTGCCATGGGTGTGCTTATGTTTCTCGCCGTAGCGATTATCGTTATGGTGATTAGCGTTGTGATGAAACGCGAAAAACTGGAATATTGA